The Halopseudomonas sabulinigri genome window below encodes:
- a CDS encoding riboflavin synthase has translation MFTGIIEAVGQIQSMQPSGGDVRLYVKTGKLDLGDVKLGDSIAVNGVCLTAVELPGDGFWADVSQETIRRTALSRLKPGSRVNLEKALTPTTRLGGHLVSGHVDGVGKVLSMQEDARSWHFRIEAPAELAKYIAEKGSITVDGTSLTVNAVEGAVFHLNIVPHTLQETIMGDYANGSPVNLEVDLIARYLERLLLGEKAAEPTATGISMAFLAENGFLKS, from the coding sequence ATGTTTACCGGCATCATCGAAGCGGTTGGCCAGATTCAGAGCATGCAGCCCAGTGGTGGCGATGTGCGTCTGTATGTGAAAACCGGCAAGCTCGATCTGGGCGACGTCAAGTTGGGTGACAGCATAGCGGTCAACGGCGTTTGTCTGACCGCGGTCGAGTTACCCGGCGACGGCTTCTGGGCTGATGTCAGCCAGGAGACCATCCGCCGCACCGCCCTGTCGCGGCTCAAGCCGGGCAGTCGGGTCAACCTGGAAAAGGCGCTGACGCCGACCACGCGGCTGGGCGGTCACCTGGTCAGTGGCCATGTGGATGGCGTCGGCAAGGTGCTGTCGATGCAGGAGGATGCGCGTTCCTGGCATTTTCGCATCGAGGCGCCGGCAGAACTGGCCAAATACATCGCCGAGAAAGGCTCGATCACCGTCGACGGCACCAGCTTGACCGTCAACGCCGTGGAGGGCGCGGTCTTCCACCTGAACATAGTGCCGCACACCCTGCAGGAAACCATCATGGGCGACTATGCCAACGGCAGCCCGGTCAATCTTGAAGTTGACCTGATCGCCCGTTATCTCGAGCGCCTGCTGCTCGGTGAGAAGGCCGCAGAGCCGACCGCCACGGGTATCAGCATGGCCTTTCTGGCCGAGAACGGTTTTCTGAAATCCTGA
- the ribBA gene encoding bifunctional 3,4-dihydroxy-2-butanone-4-phosphate synthase/GTP cyclohydrolase II gives MKLNSIEELIEDIRAGKMVILMDDEDRENEGDLIMAAEACQAEHINFMARYGRGLICMPMSLEHCERLKLPLMVQRNGSGFGTKFTVSIEAAEGVTTGISAADRARTVQAAAAPNAVAEDIVSPGHIFPLMAQPGGVLARAGHTEASCDLSRMGGFGESAVICEIMNDDGSMSRRPDLENFAKQHDLKIGTIADLIHYRLLNERTVERAEEKQLKSELGEFRLVAYRDRTDDVVHMALTLGDIQPEEPTLVRVHNVDPLRDLFLVPEGGRWSLQDAMRRVAAEGRGVVLLLGNQVDSESLLAHVSNLGEGKAAPRRPSTYNTVGAGSQILRDLGVRKMRLLSAPMKFNAISGFDLEVVEYLPCE, from the coding sequence ATGAAACTGAACAGCATTGAAGAACTGATTGAAGACATTCGCGCCGGCAAGATGGTCATCCTCATGGATGACGAGGACCGCGAGAATGAAGGCGACCTGATCATGGCCGCCGAGGCCTGTCAGGCCGAGCACATCAACTTCATGGCCCGTTATGGCCGCGGCCTGATCTGTATGCCGATGAGTCTGGAGCATTGCGAGCGCCTCAAGCTGCCCTTGATGGTGCAGCGCAATGGCTCGGGCTTTGGTACCAAGTTCACCGTCTCCATTGAGGCCGCCGAAGGCGTTACCACCGGTATCTCCGCGGCTGACCGTGCACGCACTGTGCAGGCGGCGGCAGCGCCGAATGCGGTTGCCGAGGACATCGTCAGCCCCGGTCACATTTTCCCGCTGATGGCCCAGCCCGGCGGCGTGCTGGCGCGGGCCGGCCACACCGAGGCGTCCTGCGACCTGTCGCGCATGGGCGGTTTTGGCGAGTCGGCGGTGATTTGCGAGATCATGAATGACGACGGCAGCATGTCGCGTCGGCCCGATCTGGAAAACTTTGCCAAGCAACACGATCTGAAGATCGGCACCATTGCCGACCTGATTCATTACCGCCTGCTCAATGAGCGCACCGTCGAGCGCGCCGAAGAAAAGCAGCTGAAGAGCGAGCTGGGTGAATTCCGCCTGGTTGCCTACCGCGACCGCACCGACGATGTGGTGCACATGGCGCTGACGCTGGGCGATATTCAGCCGGAAGAGCCAACCCTGGTGCGGGTACACAACGTCGACCCGCTGCGCGACCTGTTTCTGGTCCCGGAAGGCGGCCGTTGGAGCCTGCAGGACGCCATGCGTCGGGTGGCTGCGGAAGGCCGTGGCGTGGTGCTGCTGCTGGGTAATCAGGTCGACAGCGAATCGCTGCTGGCGCATGTCAGCAACCTCGGTGAAGGCAAAGCGGCGCCGCGCCGCCCTTCGACCTACAATACCGTAGGGGCCGGTTCACAGATTCTGCGTGACCTGGGCGTGCGCAAGATGCGCCTGCTGTCTGCGCCGATGAAGTTCAATGCCATATCCGGCTTTGATCTGGAAGTAGTAGAATACCTGCCCTGCGAATAA